In one Bombyx mori chromosome 22, ASM3026992v2 genomic region, the following are encoded:
- the CPR42 gene encoding cuticular protein RR-1 motif 42 precursor, producing the protein MKFLVLALCVCAVSAQEFRGYKPLGVLAQPAKPVPVVKPVPVVKSVVSGSEADAVILRSDTEVNPDGFSFGYETDNGISAQSSGSLKKVDNIDVLAIQGQYEYSAPDGTPVKFTYTADENGYQPQSELLPVAPPMPEAIRRAIDYILAHPPKTETVKKL; encoded by the exons ATGAAATTCTTG GTTTTGGCTTTATGCGTATGTGCCGTCAGCGCACAAGAATTTCGTGGCTACAAGCCCCTGGGAGTTTTAGCTCAGCCTGCCAAGCCAGTGCCCGTCGTGAAGCCAGTGCCCGTCGTGAAGTCAGTAGTCAGCGGCAGTGAAGCTGATGCCGTCATTCTCCGTTCTGATACTGAAGTGAATCCTGACGGATTCAGCTTTGG GTATGAAACTGACAATGGAATCAGCGCTCAATCATCTGGATCCTTGAAGAAAGTTGATAATATCGATGTTCTC GCCATCCAAGGTCAATATGAATACTCTGCGCCTGACGGAACCCCTGTGAAGTTCACGTATACAGCTGACGAGAACGGATACCAACCACAG AGTGAGTTACTTCCAGTTGCTCCTCCAATGCCTGAAGCCATCCGTCGCGCTATTGACTACATTCTCGCTCACCCACCTAAGACCGAAACCGTGAAAAAGTTATAA